ATTTCCCGGACATCCGGGTGCTGGCGACCGGCTCTTCCACACTGGGGGCGAGTGTGCGCTTTCGCGACACGCTGGCGGGCCGCAAGGTGGAACTCTGGCTGACTCCGATGATAGAGGTGGATTTGGAGTATTTCGGGAACTCGGACCTGCGGCATCGCCTGCTCCACGGCGGATTGCCGCCCTATTTCCTCTCCGCCGACCTTCCGGAAAGGGATTATCAGGAATGGATGGATGCTTTCTGGGCCAAGGACATCCAGGAGTTGTTCCGTCTGGAGCGGCGCGCTTCGTTTCAGCGGTTCGTGGAACTGCTTTTTGCGCAAAGTGGCGGGTTGTTTGAGGCCACGCGTTTCGCCGCGCCTTGCGAAGTCAGCCGCACGACCATTACGAACTATCTGGCTGTGCTGGAGGCCACGGGCGTGATGCTCGTCCTCCGGCCCTTCAGCTCGCGGCGCAGTCACGAGATCATCGCCGCGCCGAAGGTCTATGGTTTCGACACCGGCTTCGTTTGCGCGCATCGCGGCTGGACCGAATTGCGGCGCGAGGATCTCGGCCAGTTGTGGGAGCACTTTGTGTTGAATGAAATCGTGGGGCGAACCGGGAGGGTGGACGTTCGATTCTGGCGGGACAAGCAGGGGCACGAAGTGGATTTCGTCTGGGCGCCCCGGCGCGGTCCGCTGCTGGCGCTGGAGTGCAAGTGGTCGGCGAAGGATTTCGATGCTGCCGGGCTGCTGGCCTTCGGGCGCCATTACCCCAAGGCCAGGCTGCTGGTGGTCGCGACCGACGCCACGCCAGCTTTCAACCGAAACTACGGCGGCCAATCGGTCGAATTCGTCCGACTGGGCGACGCCGTGGCGCGGCTGGCGGATAGAGGCGAAGCGTGAATCGGAGCAAAGGGGTCAGTCCCACATATTAATTCAACAAATCGAATCAAACGAGGATCGCCAATTGTCAAATTGAAATTGTGAAATGCGACCCCCAATCACGCGACCCCCAATCACGCCAATCACGCCAACTCTGACTCCATCGCCCAGCGCTCTTGAAGCTGCAAAATCCCCTCGGGTTGGAGTTCATCCCAAAGCCGATCCAACAACTCGGCCCGCTCTTGAACCGAGAGTTCCTTCACACTTTGCTGAACTTTTGCAAGCGTCATACCGCAAGAATCGAATTCTCCCAAGGATCCGTCAAGCACTCCAGCAAACGATGACGGATCGAACGAGTCTGTCCCGGCGAGCTGCTCGACGTGCGTGGAACACGTCGGACTAGGCTCACTGGGGACAGGCTCGCCCTACCGTCAGGTTTCATGGGAAGAACGCAGTCGTTGCAGTCGTTTGGGTCGTACGATCTGCATGTGGATCACGTGGGACGACTCTGGATCGCCACCTCCGCCGGCCTGGTCGTGTATGAGGGAGGCCACTTCAGACAATGGCGCACGCCGGAGGGACTCCGAACCGCAAATGTGCGGACGCTGGAAGAAGGGAAGGATGGAAGCATGTTCGTCGGCACACGCCAGGGGCTGTGGCAGATCGCCGGAGGGCAGGCTTCTGAACTCGCTGTTCCAGGAGCGTCGTGGCCCGATTCAGCGTGTGCGATCGTGTGCGAACCGGGCGGCGTGGCGTGGATCGCGCATGGCAATCGGCTTTTTCTGCTGCGGGATGGCCAACTGCAAATCCAGGGGAGTTCGGCCGACGTGATCAACGCGCTGGAGGTTTCACGTGACGGCGCCCTGTGGTGTGGTTGGCAGGACCGGCTGGTCCGCTGGCCGCTCGGCCAGACCCCGGAAGAAGTGACGATCGTCTTGGCTCTGCGGTCGCAGTTTCCGGGGGCACGATCTTGGTGGGCG
This window of the Verrucomicrobiota bacterium genome carries:
- a CDS encoding ATP-binding protein, producing the protein MVRRRFWLDHLEAAWRKRSIVWLRGVRRTGKTCLAQTLDRVEYFDCELPRVRRAAEDPEAFLAGLRRKRVVLDEIHRLPNPSELLKIAADHFPDIRVLATGSSTLGASVRFRDTLAGRKVELWLTPMIEVDLEYFGNSDLRHRLLHGGLPPYFLSADLPERDYQEWMDAFWAKDIQELFRLERRASFQRFVELLFAQSGGLFEATRFAAPCEVSRTTITNYLAVLEATGVMLVLRPFSSRRSHEIIAAPKVYGFDTGFVCAHRGWTELRREDLGQLWEHFVLNEIVGRTGRVDVRFWRDKQGHEVDFVWAPRRGPLLALECKWSAKDFDAAGLLAFGRHYPKARLLVVATDATPAFNRNYGGQSVEFVRLGDAVARLADRGEA